The Henckelia pumila isolate YLH828 chromosome 2, ASM3356847v2, whole genome shotgun sequence genome includes a window with the following:
- the LOC140883403 gene encoding anthocyanidin 3-O-glucosyltransferase 2-like gives MKKTELVFIPLPGPSHLISAVEAAKLLLQRDDRLSITFLIMTIPNNIFVDAYTQQISSDPNPNTSSLRIINLPNQDIAASDTFSFDLIDNQIPSIRNVLSELVQQSSAQIAGIVVDMFCTKFIDVADEFGLPSYVFCSSSASFLGVFSHLTSLKFEHNQDLTQYENSDAELSVPCMSIKVPAKVLPGEAVREGPLSDGAFDCFKRFSRIKGVLVNTFYELESYAIRSLSNGKAPKIYPIGPILNLNHQIGSSESDEADEIKKWLDLQPDSSVTFLCFGSRGTFEVPQLKEIACALERCGHGFLWSVRKPAPKGSMQVQLPTDYENLDDVLPQGFLERTKGRGKVIGWAPQMAVLSHPAVGGFVSHCGWNSILESVWCGVPVATFPLRAEQQLNAFQVVKESGMAEAIRVDYRSDSKADLVGWEEIEGVIQRLMGSSSGVREKVRKMHKESRLALEEGGSSYNTQISFVQDILNYFG, from the coding sequence ATGAAGAAAACAGAACTCGTGTTCATCCCCTTACCGGGGCCCAGCCACCTGATCTCCGCCGTGGAGGCGGCGAAGCTCCTCCTCCAAAGAGACGACCGTCTCTCCATCACCTTCCTCATCATGACGATCCCAAACAATATTTTCGTCGATGCTTACACCCAACAAATCTCTTCAGATCCTAACCCCAACACCTCCTCTTTACGCATAATCAACCTCCCGAATCAAGATATCGCCGCATCAGACACCTTCTCATTCGATTTAATCGACAATCAAATCCCCAGCATAAGAAACGTGTTGTCCGAGCTCGTGCAACAATCCTCGGCCCAAATCGCTGGGATAGTCGTGGACATGTTCTGCACTAAATTCATCGATGTTGCGGATGAGTTCGGCCTCCCGTCTTACGTTTTCTGCTCTTCCAGCGCGAGTTTCCTTGGCGTGTTTTCCCATCTAACATCTCTTAAATTCGAACACAATCAAGACCTCACTCAGTACGAAAACTCCGACGCCGAGTTGTCTGTGCCTTGTATGTCCATTAAAGTTCCTGCGAAGGTCTTGCCTGGGGAAGCGGTCAGAGAAGGCCCCTTAAGCGATGGCGCGTTTGATTGTTTTAAAAGATTTTCAAGAATCAAAGGTGTTTTGGTCAACACTTTTTATGAGCTCGAATCTTATGCTATTCGATCTTTGTCAAATGGGAAGGCACCAAAAATCTACCCAATAGGACCCATACTCAACTTAAACCAtcaaatcggaagctccgagtCCGATGAAGCTGACGAGATCAAGAAATGGCTGGATCTTCAACCGGATTCCTCTGTTACTTTCCTCTGCTTTGGAAGCAGAGGAACTTTCGAGGTGCCGCAGTTAAAGGAGATAGCGTGTGCATTAGAGAGATGCGGGCACGGGTTTCTGTGGTCTGTAAGGAAGCCAGCGCCAAAAGGGAGTATGCAAGTGCAACTCCCGACGGATTATGAAAACTTGGATGATGTATTGCCTCAAGGATTCTTGGAGAGGACTAAAGGGAGAGGGAAGGTGATAGGATGGGCACCACAGATGGCGGTGCTGTCGCATCCCGCGGTGGGAGGATTCGTGTCGCATTGCGGCTGGAATTCCATATTGGAGAGCGTGTGGTGCGGGGTGCCGGTGGCGACTTTTCCGCTGCGTGCGGAGCAGCAGTTGAATGCGTTTCAGGTGGTGAAGGAATCGGGGATGGCGGAGGCGATCAGGGTCGACTACAGGAGTGATTCCAAGGCTGATTTAGTGGGATGGGAGGAGATAGAGGGTGTGATACAGCGGCTGATGGGGAGTAGTAGTGGAGTGAGGGAGAAGGTTAGGAAAATGCACAAGGAAAGTAGGCTGGCTTTGGAAGAAGGTGGATCTTCTTATAATACTCAGATCAGTTTCGTCCAGGATATACTCAACTACTTTGGCTGA